The following proteins are co-located in the Streptomyces sp. NBC_01198 genome:
- a CDS encoding YihY/virulence factor BrkB family protein, whose product MRAAEERSHRRPSRWRRARVLYRNVSKRKVGWLLLKDTIDSCMEYRVTGLAAEAAFFVLLSLPPLLLGLVGALGYVDTVIGLDTIDHIRHNILSASSTVLSDKGVNQLVKPLVDDVFHGRRPDLISLGFLIALWSGSRAVNVFVDTITIMYGLEGRRGIVRTRLMSLGLFVVALVLGAAVLPLIVVGPNAVNELVPGTSGTVHVLYWPFVLLASVAFLTTLYHVSVPVRAPWYEDVPGALVALLMWVLGSFILRIYLTHAVEGPTIYGSLAAPVAVLLWIGVSAFAVLVGAAVNAGVDRIWPSLATAAAREENDRLKEAAAAEVVARAAARRARQAAAAEEDDDPPAEYPERWVDVLPHSDVRSRLRSRRPKPEPPAPLIPPRTPRPLPPPMPPLPPRQPPPWDEG is encoded by the coding sequence GTGCGAGCAGCAGAAGAAAGAAGCCACCGGCGTCCGAGCCGCTGGCGGCGGGCCAGGGTGCTGTACCGCAACGTCTCCAAGCGGAAAGTCGGCTGGCTCCTGCTCAAGGACACCATCGACTCGTGCATGGAGTACCGCGTCACCGGACTCGCCGCCGAGGCGGCCTTCTTCGTGCTGCTGTCCCTGCCGCCGCTGCTGCTCGGCCTGGTGGGGGCGCTCGGCTACGTCGACACCGTCATCGGCCTGGACACCATCGACCACATCCGGCACAACATCCTCAGTGCGTCCTCGACCGTCCTGTCCGACAAGGGCGTCAACCAGCTGGTCAAACCCCTGGTGGACGACGTCTTCCACGGGCGCCGCCCGGACCTGATCTCGCTGGGCTTCCTGATCGCCCTGTGGTCCGGCTCCCGCGCGGTGAACGTCTTCGTGGACACCATCACCATCATGTACGGCCTGGAGGGCCGCCGCGGGATCGTCCGCACCCGGCTGATGTCGCTGGGCCTGTTCGTGGTCGCGCTGGTCCTGGGCGCCGCGGTGCTGCCGCTGATCGTGGTCGGCCCGAACGCGGTGAACGAGCTGGTGCCCGGCACCTCAGGCACCGTGCACGTGCTGTACTGGCCGTTCGTCCTGCTGGCCTCGGTCGCCTTCCTCACCACGCTCTACCACGTCTCCGTGCCGGTACGCGCGCCCTGGTACGAGGACGTGCCCGGCGCGCTCGTCGCGCTGCTGATGTGGGTGCTCGGCAGTTTCATCCTGCGGATCTACCTCACGCACGCGGTGGAGGGCCCGACGATCTACGGCTCGCTGGCCGCGCCGGTGGCCGTGCTGCTGTGGATCGGGGTGTCGGCCTTCGCCGTCCTTGTCGGCGCCGCGGTCAACGCCGGCGTCGACCGCATCTGGCCGTCGCTGGCCACCGCCGCCGCCCGCGAGGAGAACGACCGGCTCAAGGAGGCCGCCGCCGCCGAGGTGGTCGCCCGGGCCGCCGCCCGCCGCGCCCGGCAGGCCGCCGCGGCCGAGGAGGACGACGACCCGCCCGCGGAGTACCCCGAGCGCTGGGTCGACGTCCTGCCGCACAGCGACGTCCGCTCCCGGCTGCGGTCCCGCCGCCCCAAGCCGGAGCCGCCAGCCCCGCTGATACCGCCCCGCACGCCGCGGCCCCTGCCGCCGCCGATGCCCCCGCTCCCGCCGCGGCAGCCGCCGCCCTGGGACGAAGGATGA
- a CDS encoding GAF domain-containing protein, whose amino-acid sequence MSPHLLASVRAATLAGDVPPEAPRAVIGASWERTLRHGVDPDVGRHNGLLGADEIEHRRHSTPLGDVLHVLREGLVSVADAAWHIMVVTDAEGRLLWRDGSLAVRRSADRLGFAEGASWSEEVVGTNAIGTALITRTPLQVHSAEHFVRTHHGWTCAASPVHDPRDGRLLGVVDVSGPAATVHPATLALVSAVARVAEGELRLRHWAAVERLRSVAAPLLAGIGGQALVVDRNGWTAAATGLAPAQRIALPTATAAGQMWLPALGVCRVEPLPGGWLIRVGGAERPPAASRVVVDVSRPEGWTVTLSGPAGSWSQALSPRHAELLYVLALHRAGRTAAELAGDLFGDPSRTVTVRAEMSRLRRNLAGVLAHRPYRFAEAVEVELVLPDHRPDLLPQSVAPAVLATRGPR is encoded by the coding sequence ATGTCCCCGCATCTGCTCGCCTCCGTACGGGCGGCCACCCTGGCCGGGGACGTGCCGCCCGAGGCGCCGCGCGCGGTGATCGGGGCGTCGTGGGAGCGGACGCTGCGGCACGGCGTGGACCCGGACGTCGGCCGGCACAACGGCCTGCTCGGCGCCGACGAGATCGAGCACCGCAGGCACAGCACCCCGCTGGGGGACGTCCTCCACGTGCTGCGCGAGGGCCTGGTCTCGGTCGCGGACGCGGCCTGGCACATCATGGTGGTGACCGACGCCGAGGGCCGGCTGCTGTGGCGGGACGGCAGCCTCGCCGTCCGCAGGAGTGCCGACCGGCTGGGCTTCGCCGAGGGCGCGTCCTGGTCGGAGGAGGTGGTCGGCACCAACGCCATCGGCACCGCGCTGATCACCCGCACGCCGCTGCAGGTGCACTCGGCCGAGCACTTCGTACGCACGCACCACGGCTGGACGTGTGCCGCCTCGCCGGTGCACGACCCGCGGGACGGCCGCCTGCTGGGCGTGGTGGACGTCAGCGGGCCGGCGGCGACGGTGCACCCGGCGACGCTGGCGCTGGTGTCGGCGGTGGCGCGGGTCGCCGAGGGCGAGCTGCGCCTGCGGCACTGGGCGGCGGTCGAGCGGCTGCGGTCGGTCGCGGCGCCGCTGCTGGCCGGCATCGGCGGCCAGGCGCTGGTGGTGGACCGGAACGGCTGGACGGCCGCGGCGACCGGCCTGGCGCCGGCCCAGCGGATCGCGCTGCCCACCGCGACGGCCGCCGGGCAGATGTGGCTGCCGGCGCTGGGGGTGTGCCGGGTCGAGCCGCTGCCGGGCGGCTGGCTGATCCGGGTGGGCGGCGCGGAGCGGCCGCCGGCGGCGAGCCGGGTGGTGGTCGACGTGAGCCGCCCCGAGGGCTGGACGGTCACCCTGTCGGGCCCGGCGGGCAGCTGGTCGCAGGCGCTCAGTCCGCGGCACGCGGAGCTGCTGTACGTGCTGGCGCTGCACCGGGCGGGCCGCACGGCGGCGGAGCTGGCGGGCGACCTCTTCGGCGACCCGAGCCGTACGGTGACCGTGCGGGCGGAGATGTCGCGGCTGCGCAGGAATCTGGCCGGGGTGCTCGCCCACCGGCCCTACCGCTTCGCCGAGGCGGTGGAGGTGGAGCTGGTGCTGCCGGACCACCGGCCCGACCTGCTGCCGCAGTCGGTGGCGCCCGCGGTGCTGGCGACCCGCGGGCCCCGCTGA
- a CDS encoding nitrite/sulfite reductase, which yields MASSPDAPQPPAGGTPRTAPAARRKTSRHRGEGQWAKGHFTPLNANEQTKKDDDGLNVRTRIETIYAKAGFDSIDGADLRGRMRWWGLYTQRRPGIDGGRTAILEPEELDDRYFMMRVRIDGGRLTVAQLRVIGEISQEFARGTADITDRQNVQYHWIRIEDVPEIWRRLEAVGLSTTEACGDTPRTILGSPVAGIAADEIIDGTPAVDEIKSRYIGNKEFSNLPRKFKTAVSGSPLLDVVHEINDVAFVGVEHPEHGPGFDVWVGGALSTNPRLGERLGAWVPLAEVPDVWAGVVGIFRDYGYRRLRSRARLKFLLADWGVEKFRQVLQEEYLGRELIDGPGPELPRQQWRDHVGVHLQKDGRYYVGFAPRVGRIDGTTLTKIAELAAGHGSDRVRTTTDQKMLVLDVEESEVESLVAGLESLDLQVRPSPFRRGTMACTGIEFCKLAIVETKARGASLIDELERRLPEFDEPIAININGCPNSCARIQTADIGLKGQLVTGADGEQTEGYQVHLGGSLGMEPGFGRKVRGLKVTAAELPDYVERVLTRFQAERTEGERFARWAARASEEALS from the coding sequence ATGGCATCCAGCCCCGACGCCCCCCAGCCGCCGGCCGGGGGTACGCCCAGGACCGCGCCCGCCGCCCGTCGCAAGACGAGCCGGCACCGCGGTGAAGGCCAGTGGGCCAAGGGCCACTTCACTCCGCTCAACGCCAACGAGCAGACGAAGAAGGACGATGACGGTCTCAACGTGCGGACGCGCATCGAGACGATCTACGCCAAGGCGGGCTTCGACTCGATCGACGGCGCCGACCTGCGGGGCCGGATGCGCTGGTGGGGGCTCTACACCCAGCGCCGCCCCGGGATCGACGGCGGGCGCACCGCGATCCTGGAGCCCGAGGAGCTGGACGACCGCTACTTCATGATGCGGGTCAGGATCGACGGCGGCCGGCTGACGGTGGCGCAGCTGCGGGTGATCGGCGAGATCTCGCAGGAGTTCGCCCGCGGCACGGCCGACATCACCGACCGGCAGAACGTTCAGTACCACTGGATCCGCATCGAGGACGTGCCGGAGATCTGGCGCCGCCTGGAGGCGGTGGGCCTGTCCACCACCGAGGCGTGCGGCGACACCCCGCGCACGATCCTCGGCTCGCCGGTGGCCGGTATCGCCGCGGACGAGATCATCGACGGCACCCCGGCGGTGGACGAGATCAAGAGCCGCTACATCGGCAACAAGGAGTTCTCGAACCTCCCGCGCAAGTTCAAGACCGCGGTCTCCGGCTCGCCGCTGCTCGACGTGGTGCACGAGATCAACGACGTGGCCTTCGTGGGCGTCGAGCACCCCGAGCACGGCCCCGGCTTCGACGTGTGGGTCGGCGGCGCGCTGTCCACCAACCCGCGGCTCGGCGAACGGCTCGGCGCCTGGGTGCCGTTGGCGGAGGTCCCCGACGTGTGGGCCGGCGTGGTCGGCATCTTCCGCGACTACGGCTACCGGCGGCTGCGCTCCCGCGCCCGGCTGAAGTTCCTGCTGGCCGACTGGGGCGTGGAGAAGTTCCGCCAGGTGCTGCAGGAGGAGTATCTGGGGCGGGAGCTGATCGACGGACCCGGTCCCGAACTGCCGCGCCAGCAGTGGCGCGACCACGTCGGCGTCCACCTGCAGAAGGACGGCCGGTACTACGTCGGCTTCGCCCCGCGGGTCGGCCGGATCGACGGCACCACCCTGACGAAGATCGCCGAACTGGCCGCGGGCCACGGCTCGGACCGGGTGCGGACCACCACCGACCAGAAGATGCTGGTGCTTGACGTCGAGGAGTCCGAGGTCGAGTCGCTGGTGGCCGGGCTGGAGTCGCTCGACCTGCAGGTCCGCCCGTCGCCCTTCCGGCGCGGCACGATGGCCTGCACCGGCATCGAGTTCTGCAAGCTGGCGATCGTCGAGACCAAGGCGCGCGGCGCCTCGCTGATCGACGAACTGGAGCGCAGGCTCCCGGAGTTCGACGAGCCGATCGCCATCAACATCAACGGCTGCCCGAATTCGTGCGCCCGCATCCAGACCGCCGACATCGGTCTGAAGGGCCAGCTGGTCACCGGGGCCGACGGGGAGCAGACCGAGGGCTACCAGGTGCACCTGGGCGGCAGCCTCGGCATGGAGCCCGGCTTCGGCCGCAAGGTGCGCGGTCTGAAGGTCACCGCGGCCGAACTGCCCGACTACGTCGAGCGGGTGCTCACCCGCTTCCAGGCCGAGCGCACCGAGGGGGAGCGCTTCGCCCGGTGGGCGGCGCGGGCCTCGGAGGAGGCGCTGTCATGA
- the cysD gene encoding sulfate adenylyltransferase subunit CysD, translating into MSATVRHAEQRDNPYALTHLDALESEAVHIFREVAGEFERPVVLFSGGKDSIVMLHLALKAFAPAPVPFSLLHVDTGHNFPEVLDLRDRTAARHGLRLHVAKVQDYIDDGRLRERPDGVRNPLQTVPLTDAIQAHRFDAVFGGGRRDEEKARAKERVFSLRDEFSQWDPRRQRPELWQLYNGRHAAGEHVRVFPLSNWTELDVWQYIAREEIELPEIYFAHEREVFNRNGMWLTAGEWGGPKSGEPVETRRVRYRTVGDMSCTGAVDSAATTLDSVITEIAASRLTERGATRADDKMSEAAMEDRKREGYF; encoded by the coding sequence ATGAGCGCGACCGTCAGGCACGCCGAGCAGCGGGACAACCCGTACGCGCTCACGCATCTGGACGCGCTGGAGTCCGAGGCGGTGCACATCTTCCGCGAGGTGGCGGGCGAGTTCGAGCGGCCGGTGGTGCTCTTCTCCGGCGGCAAGGACTCGATCGTCATGCTGCATCTGGCGCTGAAGGCCTTCGCGCCGGCGCCGGTGCCCTTCTCGCTGCTGCACGTGGACACCGGGCACAACTTCCCCGAGGTGCTCGACCTGCGCGACCGTACGGCCGCCCGGCACGGCCTGCGGCTGCACGTCGCCAAGGTGCAGGACTACATCGACGACGGGCGGCTGCGAGAGCGGCCCGACGGGGTGCGCAACCCGCTGCAGACGGTGCCGCTGACCGACGCGATCCAGGCGCACCGCTTCGACGCGGTCTTCGGCGGCGGGCGGCGCGACGAGGAGAAGGCCAGGGCGAAGGAGCGGGTCTTCTCGCTGCGTGACGAGTTCTCCCAGTGGGACCCGCGCCGGCAGCGCCCCGAGCTGTGGCAGCTCTACAACGGCCGGCACGCGGCCGGCGAGCACGTCCGGGTCTTCCCGCTGTCCAACTGGACCGAACTGGACGTGTGGCAGTACATCGCCCGGGAGGAGATCGAGCTGCCGGAGATCTACTTCGCGCACGAGCGGGAGGTCTTCAACCGCAACGGCATGTGGCTGACCGCGGGCGAGTGGGGCGGTCCCAAGTCCGGTGAGCCGGTGGAGACCAGGAGGGTGCGCTACCGCACGGTCGGCGACATGTCCTGCACCGGTGCGGTGGACTCCGCCGCCACCACGCTGGATTCGGTGATCACCGAGATCGCCGCGTCCCGGCTGACCGAACGAGGTGCCACCCGCGCCGACGACAAGATGTCGGAGGCGGCGATGGAGGACCGCAAGCGCGAGGGGTACTTCTAG
- a CDS encoding putative leader peptide encodes MSRTGITLVGRPHVDFCRVSSAICRAD; translated from the coding sequence ATGTCACGCACTGGAATCACCTTGGTAGGTCGGCCGCACGTCGACTTCTGCCGTGTGTCCAGCGCCATCTGTCGGGCGGACTAG
- the cysC gene encoding adenylyl-sulfate kinase encodes MTTGATVWLTGLPSAGKTTIATALADTLRAQGRRVEVLDGDEIREFLSAGLGFSREDRHTNVQRIGFVAELLASHGVLVLVPVIAPYADSREAVRKRHQAQGTGYLEVHVATPVDVCSVRDVKGLYARQAAGELTGLTGVDDPYEVPDKPDLRIETHGSTVEQSAAAVHALLVERGLTI; translated from the coding sequence ATGACCACCGGCGCCACCGTATGGCTCACCGGGCTGCCGAGCGCGGGCAAGACCACCATCGCGACGGCGCTTGCGGACACCCTGCGGGCGCAGGGGCGCAGGGTCGAGGTGCTGGACGGCGACGAGATCCGCGAATTCCTGTCCGCTGGGCTGGGGTTCAGCCGCGAGGACCGGCACACCAATGTGCAGCGGATCGGCTTCGTCGCCGAACTGCTGGCCTCGCACGGCGTATTGGTGCTGGTGCCGGTCATCGCGCCCTACGCCGACAGCCGCGAGGCGGTGCGCAAGCGCCACCAGGCCCAGGGCACCGGCTATCTGGAGGTGCACGTGGCCACTCCGGTCGACGTGTGCTCGGTGCGCGATGTGAAGGGCCTCTACGCCCGGCAGGCCGCGGGCGAGCTGACCGGCCTGACCGGGGTGGACGACCCGTACGAGGTTCCGGACAAGCCGGATCTGCGGATCGAGACGCACGGCAGCACGGTGGAACAGTCCGCCGCAGCGGTGCACGCGCTGCTCGTCGAGAGGGGCCTCACCATATGA
- a CDS encoding acyl-CoA dehydrogenase family protein, with product MTAPTHTVTNQAPPLVGYDVYSTDTALTEAVARHADPALLPEIGEELSLLGTAAGSTQAQTWGEEANKHSPVLRTHDRYGNRVDEVDFHPSWHRLLGHAVTAGLTDAWSRPDGHLRRAAGFLVWSQVEAGHGCPVSMTHAAVPALRTDPAIAAEWEPRLGSHAYDPRLVPAGEKAGALFGMGMTEKQGGSDVRANTTRAEPLAEEGAYALTGHKWFCSAPMSDGFLVLAQAPAGLTCFLLPRVLPDGTRNVFAIQRLKDKLGNRSNASSEVEFDGTWARRVGEEGRGVATIIEMVAATRLDCALGSAALMRQAVAQAVHHATYRSAFGGPLIDKPLMRNVLADLALESEAATTTVLRLAAACDADTERERHFRRLAVAVTKFWVTKRCPAVAAEALECLGGNGYVEESGMPRIFRESPLNSVWEGSGNVQALDVLRVLQREPLAVDAFLSEVGSARGADHRLDAAVKDLLAELGDLDGVEARARRIVERMALVLQGSLLVRFAPEAVADAFCASRLGGDWGSTFGTLPTGLDLSSLLDRASPTGR from the coding sequence ATGACTGCCCCCACTCACACGGTGACGAACCAGGCCCCACCCCTGGTCGGCTATGACGTGTACAGCACCGACACCGCCCTCACCGAGGCCGTCGCCCGGCACGCGGATCCGGCCCTGCTGCCGGAGATCGGCGAGGAGCTGTCCCTGCTGGGAACCGCCGCGGGTTCCACGCAGGCGCAGACCTGGGGCGAGGAGGCGAACAAGCACTCCCCCGTGCTGCGCACCCACGACCGTTACGGCAACCGCGTCGACGAGGTCGACTTCCACCCGTCGTGGCACCGGCTGCTCGGCCACGCCGTCACGGCGGGCCTGACCGACGCCTGGTCGCGGCCCGACGGGCATCTGCGGCGGGCGGCCGGCTTCCTGGTCTGGTCCCAGGTGGAAGCGGGGCACGGCTGCCCGGTGTCCATGACGCACGCGGCGGTGCCCGCGCTGCGCACCGACCCGGCGATCGCCGCCGAGTGGGAGCCGAGGCTCGGCTCGCACGCCTACGACCCGCGGCTGGTGCCGGCCGGCGAGAAGGCCGGCGCGCTGTTCGGTATGGGCATGACGGAGAAGCAGGGCGGCTCCGACGTCCGCGCCAACACCACCAGGGCGGAGCCGCTGGCCGAGGAGGGGGCGTACGCGCTCACCGGGCACAAGTGGTTCTGCTCCGCGCCGATGTCGGACGGCTTCCTGGTGCTGGCGCAGGCGCCGGCCGGGCTGACCTGCTTCCTGCTGCCGCGGGTACTGCCCGACGGCACCCGCAACGTCTTCGCGATCCAGCGGCTCAAGGACAAGCTCGGCAACCGCTCCAACGCGTCGTCCGAGGTCGAGTTCGACGGCACCTGGGCGCGGCGGGTCGGCGAGGAGGGCCGCGGGGTCGCCACCATCATCGAGATGGTGGCCGCCACCCGGCTGGACTGCGCGCTCGGCTCCGCGGCGCTCATGCGGCAGGCCGTCGCGCAGGCCGTGCACCACGCCACGTACCGCAGCGCGTTCGGCGGGCCGCTCATCGACAAGCCGCTGATGCGCAACGTCCTCGCGGACCTGGCGCTGGAGTCCGAGGCCGCCACCACGACGGTGCTGCGGCTCGCCGCCGCGTGCGACGCCGACACCGAGCGGGAACGGCACTTCAGGCGGCTCGCCGTGGCGGTGACCAAGTTCTGGGTCACCAAGCGGTGTCCCGCCGTCGCGGCGGAGGCGCTGGAGTGCCTGGGCGGCAACGGGTACGTCGAGGAGTCCGGGATGCCGAGGATCTTCCGGGAGTCCCCGCTGAATTCGGTGTGGGAGGGGTCGGGGAACGTGCAGGCGCTCGACGTGCTGCGGGTGCTTCAACGCGAACCGCTCGCGGTCGACGCGTTCCTCTCCGAGGTGGGGTCGGCCAGGGGCGCCGACCACCGCCTCGACGCGGCCGTCAAGGACCTGCTCGCAGAGCTCGGCGATCTCGACGGCGTCGAGGCGCGGGCCCGCCGCATCGTCGAGCGCATGGCGCTGGTGCTCCAGGGCTCCCTGCTCGTCCGGTTCGCACCGGAGGCGGTGGCCGACGCGTTCTGTGCTTCGCGCCTCGGGGGGGACTGGGGTTCCACGTTCGGCACGTTGCCGACAGGTCTTGACCTGTCCTCCCTCCTGGACCGGGCCAGCCCCACGGGCCGGTAG
- a CDS encoding helix-turn-helix domain-containing protein — MSAYRERAALAAGTTLWTRTGGSGPYRVLPDGCMDLIWDDGTLLVAGPDTLAHLTTDRPGTTYAGLRFDPGVGPALLGAPARDLRDLRVPLADLWPAAQARRLAERADAGPAGALDAWAAERARTAGPADPLPAAVAAALSAGGAVTAVAAACGLGERQLRRRCEAAFGYGPRTLTRVLRMQRALRMARAGTPFARVAADAGYADQPHLSREVRTLAGVPLRELVP; from the coding sequence ATGAGCGCCTACCGCGAACGGGCCGCGCTCGCCGCGGGGACGACCCTGTGGACGCGGACCGGCGGCAGCGGGCCCTATCGGGTGCTGCCCGACGGGTGCATGGACCTGATCTGGGACGACGGCACCCTGCTGGTGGCCGGGCCCGACACGCTGGCGCACCTCACCACCGACCGGCCCGGCACCACCTATGCGGGCCTGCGGTTCGACCCCGGCGTAGGCCCCGCGCTGCTGGGCGCGCCCGCCCGCGACCTGCGCGATCTGCGGGTGCCGCTCGCCGACCTGTGGCCCGCCGCGCAGGCCAGGCGGCTGGCCGAGCGGGCGGACGCCGGCCCCGCGGGGGCGCTGGACGCCTGGGCCGCGGAACGCGCCCGTACGGCCGGGCCCGCCGACCCGCTGCCCGCCGCGGTCGCCGCCGCCCTGTCGGCGGGCGGAGCGGTCACCGCGGTCGCCGCCGCGTGCGGGCTCGGCGAGCGGCAACTGCGCCGCCGCTGCGAGGCGGCCTTCGGCTACGGCCCCAGGACGCTCACCCGGGTGCTGCGGATGCAGCGCGCGCTGCGGATGGCCAGGGCCGGCACCCCCTTTGCCCGCGTCGCCGCGGACGCGGGCTACGCCGACCAGCCGCACCTGTCCCGCGAGGTACGGACCCTGGCCGGCGTCCCCCTGCGCGAGCTCGTCCCGTAG
- a CDS encoding ricin-type beta-trefoil lectin domain protein, producing the protein MAPGGDTTPPTPPPSGGAGPITGLGGKCVDVAGASSANGTAVQVYDCNGSGAQSWRVGTGGVLQALGKCLDVASAGTANGTKVQVYDCNGSGSQVWQPGAGGSLVNPQSGKCLDATGNTSANGTKLQIWSCTGSANQSWTLPTA; encoded by the coding sequence GTGGCGCCGGGCGGCGACACGACGCCGCCGACACCGCCGCCGAGCGGCGGGGCGGGGCCGATCACCGGCCTCGGCGGGAAGTGTGTCGACGTGGCGGGTGCGAGCAGTGCCAACGGCACGGCGGTGCAGGTGTACGACTGCAACGGCAGCGGAGCGCAGTCCTGGAGGGTCGGGACGGGAGGTGTGCTCCAGGCGCTGGGCAAGTGCCTGGACGTCGCCTCGGCAGGCACCGCGAACGGGACGAAAGTCCAGGTCTACGACTGCAACGGCAGCGGGTCGCAGGTCTGGCAACCCGGCGCCGGCGGCTCGCTGGTGAACCCGCAGTCGGGCAAGTGCCTCGATGCCACCGGCAATACGTCGGCCAACGGCACGAAGCTGCAGATCTGGTCCTGCACCGGTTCCGCCAACCAGTCCTGGACGCTGCCCACCGCCTGA
- a CDS encoding GNAT family N-acetyltransferase, whose amino-acid sequence MSTAVTTWSLELTAQEELRPAAAPAADSGVRIVRAEVPSPDFGRFLYTAVGADCSWLDRLPWPPERWRELLERPGTELWVAYEHGTPAGYVELAGQDDAVVEIGYFGLLPDFRGRGIGGHLLSYGSARAWDLAERWPERPATRRVWVHTCSLDGPYALDNYRRRGFRVFDTVTAMPSVRPRRPLGAGSDA is encoded by the coding sequence ATGAGCACCGCCGTGACCACCTGGTCCCTCGAACTGACCGCGCAGGAAGAGCTGCGCCCCGCAGCCGCGCCCGCGGCCGATTCCGGTGTCCGGATCGTGCGGGCCGAAGTCCCCTCACCGGACTTCGGGCGCTTCCTCTACACCGCGGTGGGCGCGGACTGCTCGTGGCTGGACCGGCTGCCCTGGCCGCCCGAGCGGTGGCGCGAGCTGCTGGAGCGGCCGGGCACCGAGCTGTGGGTGGCGTACGAGCACGGCACCCCCGCCGGATACGTGGAGCTGGCCGGGCAGGACGACGCAGTGGTGGAAATCGGGTATTTCGGACTACTGCCGGACTTCCGCGGCCGCGGTATCGGCGGGCACCTGCTGTCGTACGGCAGCGCGCGGGCCTGGGACCTGGCCGAACGCTGGCCGGAGCGGCCCGCGACCCGGCGGGTGTGGGTGCACACCTGCTCGCTGGACGGGCCGTACGCGCTGGACAACTACCGGCGGCGCGGCTTCCGGGTCTTCGACACGGTGACCGCGATGCCGAGCGTGCGTCCGCGGCGGCCGCTCGGCGCCGGGAGTGACGCATGA
- a CDS encoding phosphoadenylyl-sulfate reductase produces the protein MTTAPYTTRDLPGLAEQAGRDLEEAPALDVLRWAAGTFGPRFCVTSSMEDAVVAHLASRALPGVDVVFLDTGYHFPETIGTRDAVAAVMDVNVITLTPRQTVAEQDAQYGARLHDRDPDLCCALRKVAPLEEGLKGYDAWATGLRRDESPTRANTPVVGWDAKRQKVKIAPIARWTQADVEAYVQEHGVLTNPLLTDGYASVGCAPCTRRVLEGEDARAGRWAGLGKTECGIHQ, from the coding sequence GTGACCACCGCACCGTATACGACCCGGGATCTGCCGGGACTCGCCGAGCAGGCCGGCCGCGACCTGGAGGAGGCGCCCGCGCTCGACGTGCTGCGCTGGGCCGCCGGCACCTTCGGACCGCGGTTCTGCGTGACCTCCTCGATGGAGGACGCCGTCGTGGCGCATCTGGCGTCCCGCGCACTGCCCGGGGTCGACGTCGTCTTCCTCGACACCGGCTACCACTTCCCCGAGACCATCGGCACCCGGGACGCGGTGGCGGCGGTGATGGACGTCAACGTCATCACGCTCACCCCGCGGCAGACCGTCGCCGAGCAGGACGCGCAGTACGGCGCCCGGCTGCACGACCGCGACCCCGACCTGTGCTGCGCGCTGCGCAAGGTCGCGCCGCTTGAGGAGGGCCTGAAGGGCTACGACGCGTGGGCCACCGGGCTGCGCAGGGACGAGTCGCCGACCCGCGCGAACACCCCGGTCGTCGGCTGGGACGCCAAGCGGCAGAAGGTCAAGATCGCCCCGATCGCGCGCTGGACGCAGGCCGACGTGGAGGCGTACGTCCAAGAGCACGGGGTGCTCACTAACCCGCTGCTGACGGACGGTTACGCCTCCGTCGGCTGCGCGCCCTGCACCCGGCGGGTACTTGAGGGCGAGGACGCCCGCGCCGGACGCTGGGCGGGGCTCGGCAAGACCGAGTGCGGTATCCACCAGTGA